One Tolypothrix bouteillei VB521301 DNA window includes the following coding sequences:
- a CDS encoding trifunctional serine/threonine-protein kinase/ATP-binding protein/sensor histidine kinase, translating into MVGTLFSISGYHITEELYNGSRTLVYRGYREADSLPVAIKLLKTPYPSFSELVQFRNQYTIAKNLNYSGIVQTYSLEPFQNGYALVMEDFGGISLKDYFAHLQSLHTTSLQEFLQIAIALCNILYCLYQERIIHKDIKPSNILINPETKQVKLIDFSIASLLPRETQTLISPNVLEGTLAYISPEQTGRMNRGIDYRTDFYSLGVTFYELLTGELPFASNDSIELVHCHLAQTAPLVHETNVEIPPIVSRIICKLMAKNSEDRYQSALGLKFDLEKCLQQLVETSVISDFEIARRDVCDRFIIPDRLYGREAEISTLLQAFDRVCQGATEIMLVAGFSGIGKTAVVNEVHKPIVRQRGYFVKGKYDQFQRNIPFSAFVQAFRDLMGQLLAESDVQLEQWKKKILDVVGENGQVLIEVIPELERIIDEQPLAIELSGTEAQNRFNLLFQKFIHVFTCAEHPLVIFLDDLQWADSASLNLMQLLMADAGHLFIIGAYRDNEVNLAHPLMLTLNEIQKKQAKISTINLAPLNQVQVNKLVADTLKCTEDLAYNISQLIHQKTKGNPFFATQFLKALHQDGFIEFNFDLSCWQCDMTQVTIQAVTDDVVTFMGCQLRKLPQYTQDILQLAACIGNQFDLATLAIVSEQSELETAAALWKALQEGLILPIGEIYKFYIGQEILAGTSEKQQTVTYKFLHDRVQQAAYSLIPDSEKQTTHYQIGQLLLQQISAQAREDRIFEIVHQLNYGTSLIREQTQRDELAQLNLIASRKAKNSTAYQAAREYVTVGLSLLGKNTWQQQYEMTLALHELAAEVALLNGSFEAMEQFIDTVIQQAHSLLEKVNVYCIRIQSQIFQSKLTSAIAIAQTILQQLGVTFPETPTPSDLQREIQEIEKLIGDRSIADLVNLPEMRDAEKLATLKIASIISPAAYLTGSALFPLLNTLSVKVSIQYGNTSTSTYGYANYGNILCNFFQVVDTGTQFGSLALQIIPKLDAKASKTDVLMLSGLFIVHRNSHIQETLPMLQEGYTSALEFGNLVLAGYNGHSFCLNSFWCSKPLATLEQDICAYCHSLMQLNQLTSANYCRIYWQPVLNLLGFAEHTTLLSGKALEETEFLLQLQSADDGYGLYIFHVYKLMLCFLFGEIEPAKNHAIEVRRYFVAGAGLVSEPVFYLYDSLMTLAQLNPQLEETSAALQSVTENQTRLQQWAHHAPMNYQHKVDLVEAEKYRVLGNNYAAGDYYDRAISLAKVNGYLQEEALANELAAKFYLEWKKEKVAAGYMQEAYYCYAKWGAKAKVVDLEKRYPQLLAPILQPTRSTLSTDETIFALGTLTSTSGVTSNSSISDILDLKAILKASQTISGEIELEKLLSSLLKIVIENAGADKCVLMLLRDDRLLVKGLISQGTQPVVLQRLPIEDSQDVPQKLIYKVKHSKQTVVLLDAKADPTLANDPYIVRQQPHSILCSPILHQGKLMGILYLENNLATGAFTSDRMELLNLLCAQAAISLENARLYESSQKYAQQLEQSFAELSAAQSRFHNLVDNVPGVVYQYHMTPDGIISLIYISANCHSVFEITPEQAAATAEFLPELVHPEDTVSFQQSRTNAIQNCSSWQWEGRIITPSGIVKWIHGEGRIEKRGDGSVFWDGLFLEISDRKKAEFALQQAQLQIIQSEKMSALGNLVAGVAHEMNNPLGFISASLKQAQPTFFDIAEHLKLYQKTFPNRTEEILDHAESVDLEYSLEDFPKILDSMILACDRLKNISTSLRTFSRADRDCKVPFNIHEGIDSTLLILKHRLKANEQRPAIEVVTNYKNFPQIECFPGQLNQVFMNLIANAIDAIEESNIGLTLAEIQAHPHRITITTNLADHLVRITIADNGKGMTEEIQQKIFDHLFTTKAVGKGTGLGLAIARSIIVEKHGGTITVNSTLGAGTEFIISLPIQAKSTN; encoded by the coding sequence ATGGTTGGCACTCTTTTTAGTATTTCTGGATATCATATAACGGAAGAACTCTACAATGGTTCGAGAACACTGGTTTATCGTGGGTATCGCGAAGCGGACTCATTACCAGTGGCGATTAAACTGCTGAAGACTCCTTATCCTAGCTTCAGCGAACTCGTACAATTTCGCAATCAATATACCATTGCCAAAAACCTCAACTATTCCGGAATTGTCCAAACCTATAGCCTCGAACCTTTCCAAAACGGCTATGCGTTGGTCATGGAAGATTTTGGGGGAATTTCTCTAAAAGATTATTTTGCTCATCTACAGAGTTTACACACAACATCTCTACAAGAATTTCTGCAAATAGCGATCGCTTTGTGCAATATCTTATATTGTCTCTATCAAGAACGCATTATTCATAAAGATATTAAACCCAGTAATATATTAATTAACCCCGAAACCAAACAAGTTAAATTAATTGACTTTAGTATTGCATCTTTATTGCCAAGAGAAACACAAACGCTTATCAGTCCTAATGTTTTAGAAGGGACACTCGCTTACATTTCTCCCGAACAAACAGGGAGAATGAATCGAGGAATTGATTATCGCACTGACTTCTATTCACTCGGTGTAACTTTCTATGAATTACTAACAGGAGAATTACCTTTTGCGTCTAACGATTCAATAGAATTAGTGCATTGTCATCTAGCTCAAACAGCACCATTAGTCCACGAAACGAATGTTGAAATTCCTCCGATCGTTTCCAGAATTATCTGCAAATTAATGGCAAAAAATTCTGAAGACAGATATCAAAGTGCTTTAGGCTTGAAGTTTGATTTGGAAAAATGTTTGCAACAACTCGTAGAAACTAGTGTCATATCTGATTTTGAAATTGCGCGTAGGGATGTGTGCGATCGCTTCATCATTCCCGATCGACTTTATGGGAGAGAAGCTGAAATCTCAACCCTGCTTCAAGCCTTTGATAGAGTCTGTCAAGGTGCAACAGAAATAATGCTCGTTGCTGGATTTTCTGGAATTGGAAAAACCGCTGTGGTCAACGAAGTGCATAAACCCATTGTTCGCCAACGCGGTTATTTTGTCAAAGGTAAATATGACCAATTTCAACGCAACATTCCTTTTAGTGCATTTGTGCAAGCATTTCGAGATTTAATGGGACAATTGCTTGCGGAAAGTGATGTCCAACTAGAGCAGTGGAAAAAGAAAATTTTAGATGTAGTTGGCGAAAATGGTCAAGTCCTTATTGAAGTTATTCCCGAACTAGAAAGAATTATTGACGAACAACCACTAGCAATAGAGTTATCAGGAACCGAGGCACAAAATAGATTTAATTTACTCTTCCAAAAATTTATTCACGTCTTTACTTGTGCAGAACATCCATTAGTCATATTTTTAGATGATTTGCAATGGGCAGATTCGGCATCATTGAATTTAATGCAGCTGTTAATGGCTGATGCAGGTCATCTTTTCATTATTGGTGCGTACCGTGATAACGAGGTTAATCTAGCACATCCACTAATGTTGACTTTGAATGAAATTCAAAAAAAACAAGCAAAAATTAGTACAATTAATTTAGCACCACTGAATCAAGTACAAGTCAATAAGTTAGTAGCTGATACTCTTAAATGCACAGAAGATTTGGCATATAATATTTCTCAATTAATCCATCAAAAAACCAAAGGAAACCCATTTTTTGCTACTCAATTTCTCAAAGCATTACATCAAGATGGATTCATTGAATTTAATTTTGATTTGAGTTGTTGGCAATGTGACATGACCCAAGTGACAATTCAAGCAGTTACAGATGATGTTGTAACCTTTATGGGTTGTCAATTGCGAAAACTACCACAATATACCCAAGACATATTACAATTAGCAGCTTGTATTGGCAATCAGTTTGATTTAGCAACTTTAGCAATTGTTTCCGAACAATCGGAACTTGAGACGGCTGCAGCTTTGTGGAAGGCTTTACAAGAAGGATTGATTTTACCAATTGGGGAGATTTATAAGTTTTATATTGGGCAAGAAATCCTTGCAGGTACATCAGAAAAGCAACAGACTGTTACATATAAATTTTTACATGACCGAGTACAGCAAGCCGCTTATTCCCTAATTCCTGACAGTGAAAAACAAACAACTCACTACCAAATCGGACAACTGCTACTGCAACAGATTTCCGCACAAGCAAGAGAAGACCGTATTTTTGAAATTGTCCATCAATTAAATTATGGAACTTCTCTAATCAGAGAACAAACTCAACGAGATGAACTAGCACAACTTAATCTAATTGCATCTCGCAAAGCCAAAAATTCCACCGCCTATCAAGCAGCGCGTGAATATGTCACGGTAGGATTATCTTTGTTAGGAAAAAATACTTGGCAGCAGCAGTATGAAATGACCCTCGCCTTGCATGAATTAGCGGCGGAAGTAGCACTGCTAAATGGTAGTTTTGAGGCGATGGAACAGTTTATTGATACTGTCATTCAACAAGCACATTCTTTATTAGAAAAGGTGAATGTTTACTGCATTAGAATTCAATCTCAGATTTTCCAAAGTAAATTAACTTCAGCGATCGCGATCGCCCAAACAATCTTACAACAGCTTGGTGTAACCTTTCCTGAAACACCCACACCATCAGATCTTCAACGGGAAATCCAAGAGATTGAGAAACTTATTGGCGATCGCTCAATTGCCGATTTAGTTAACTTACCTGAGATGCGGGATGCAGAAAAACTCGCTACTCTCAAGATTGCCAGTATCATCAGCCCAGCAGCTTACCTCACTGGTTCAGCCTTGTTCCCATTGCTGAATACTTTGTCCGTTAAAGTCTCGATTCAGTACGGTAACACATCGACGTCTACTTACGGCTATGCGAATTATGGCAATATTCTCTGCAATTTCTTCCAAGTCGTGGATACAGGAACGCAGTTTGGTTCCCTGGCACTCCAGATTATCCCAAAACTCGATGCCAAAGCCAGTAAAACAGATGTTTTGATGCTCTCGGGGTTGTTTATTGTACACCGCAACTCTCACATTCAAGAAACACTACCCATGTTGCAAGAAGGTTACACTAGTGCCCTAGAATTTGGCAACCTAGTACTTGCTGGTTACAATGGCCACAGTTTTTGTCTCAATTCTTTTTGGTGCAGTAAACCCCTGGCTACCTTAGAGCAGGATATTTGCGCTTACTGCCATAGTTTAATGCAATTAAATCAATTGACAAGCGCAAATTATTGCAGAATCTATTGGCAACCAGTTTTAAATCTCCTAGGTTTTGCAGAACATACCACCCTTTTGTCTGGAAAAGCCCTTGAAGAAACAGAATTTCTCCTACAACTACAATCTGCCGATGATGGATATGGATTGTATATTTTCCATGTGTATAAACTCATGCTTTGCTTCTTGTTTGGAGAAATTGAGCCAGCGAAAAATCATGCTATTGAAGTCAGGCGCTATTTTGTAGCAGGTGCGGGATTAGTCAGCGAACCAGTATTTTATCTATATGATTCTCTAATGACTTTGGCACAATTGAATCCACAGTTAGAAGAAACATCGGCAGCATTGCAGAGTGTAACAGAAAACCAAACCCGGTTACAGCAATGGGCGCATCATGCACCCATGAATTACCAGCACAAGGTGGATTTGGTAGAGGCAGAAAAATATCGGGTTTTAGGCAACAATTACGCAGCAGGGGATTATTACGATCGCGCTATTTCTCTTGCTAAAGTCAACGGATACCTCCAAGAAGAAGCCTTAGCAAACGAACTGGCAGCTAAATTCTACCTGGAATGGAAAAAAGAAAAAGTAGCTGCCGGATATATGCAGGAAGCTTACTATTGCTATGCGAAATGGGGAGCCAAAGCTAAAGTTGTCGATCTAGAAAAACGCTATCCCCAACTACTTGCCCCTATATTACAGCCAACTCGTTCGACTCTCTCAACTGATGAAACCATCTTCGCCTTGGGGACTCTCACCTCCACCAGTGGAGTTACTTCTAACAGCAGTATTTCAGATATCCTAGATTTAAAAGCTATTCTCAAAGCTTCTCAAACTATCTCAGGCGAAATCGAACTGGAAAAACTGCTGTCATCGTTACTCAAAATTGTCATCGAAAATGCTGGGGCTGATAAATGCGTGCTCATGCTGTTGCGAGACGATCGCCTGCTAGTAAAAGGATTAATCTCTCAGGGAACACAGCCCGTCGTGTTGCAGCGCCTTCCCATTGAAGACAGCCAGGATGTTCCCCAAAAGCTAATTTACAAAGTCAAACACAGCAAACAGACTGTTGTCTTGCTGGACGCGAAAGCAGATCCCACCTTAGCCAACGATCCTTATATTGTTCGCCAACAGCCTCACAGTATCTTGTGCAGTCCGATTTTGCATCAAGGCAAGTTGATGGGAATATTATATTTAGAGAATAATTTAGCAACCGGAGCGTTCACTAGCGATCGCATGGAGCTGTTGAATTTACTTTGCGCTCAAGCTGCCATCTCACTAGAAAATGCCCGACTGTATGAAAGTTCCCAGAAATATGCCCAACAGTTAGAACAGTCATTCGCCGAATTGAGTGCTGCTCAGTCTCGCTTCCACAATTTAGTAGACAACGTGCCCGGAGTGGTTTATCAATATCACATGACTCCTGATGGCATTATCTCACTCATCTATATTAGTGCTAACTGTCACAGCGTGTTTGAAATTACCCCCGAACAAGCTGCAGCCACAGCAGAGTTTCTCCCAGAACTGGTGCATCCAGAGGATACGGTCAGTTTTCAGCAGTCTAGGACTAATGCCATTCAAAACTGTTCCTCCTGGCAATGGGAAGGGCGGATCATCACTCCTTCAGGAATCGTCAAGTGGATTCATGGAGAAGGGCGAATTGAGAAGCGTGGCGATGGTTCGGTATTTTGGGATGGATTGTTTTTAGAGATTAGCGATCGCAAAAAAGCTGAATTTGCCCTGCAACAAGCACAATTACAAATCATCCAAAGTGAGAAAATGTCAGCTTTAGGTAACTTAGTTGCGGGTGTAGCTCACGAAATGAATAATCCTTTGGGCTTTATTTCTGCTAGTCTCAAACAAGCTCAACCCACTTTTTTTGATATTGCAGAACACTTAAAACTTTATCAAAAAACTTTCCCCAATCGGACTGAAGAAATCCTTGACCATGCAGAGTCAGTTGACTTGGAATATAGCTTAGAAGATTTCCCAAAAATACTGGATTCCATGATTTTGGCGTGCGACAGACTCAAAAATATCAGCACTAGTCTCCGCACTTTCTCTCGTGCCGATCGCGATTGCAAAGTGCCGTTTAATATTCACGAAGGCATTGACAGTACCCTTCTCATTCTCAAGCATCGCCTGAAAGCCAACGAACAACGTCCGGCGATTGAAGTTGTCACCAACTACAAGAATTTCCCTCAAATTGAATGCTTTCCCGGACAATTAAATCAAGTATTTATGAATCTTATTGCTAATGCTATTGATGCAATAGAAGAGTCAAATATTGGGCTGACTTTGGCAGAGATTCAAGCTCATCCCCATCGAATTACAATTACTACTAACCTAGCAGACCATCTTGTCAGGATTACCATTGCTGATAATGGGAAAGGCATGACTGAAGAAATTCAACAAAAAATATTTGACCACTTGTTTACTACAAAAGCTGTGGGGAAAGGAACGGGATTGGGATTGGCTATAGCTCGGTCTATTATTGTTGAAAAACATGGCGGAACAATTACCGTTAACTCTACACTAGGAGCCGGAACTGAATTTATTATTAGTTTACCAATTCAGGCAAAATCAACAAATTAA